A single region of the Gossypium arboreum isolate Shixiya-1 chromosome 12, ASM2569848v2, whole genome shotgun sequence genome encodes:
- the LOC108454441 gene encoding dephospho-CoA kinase-like isoform X1 gives MLVGCFGIQRVSVTQQFCLSIFVGGEGNRGLVKGKDLKQGAKMRLVGLTGGIASGKSTVSSMFKHNHIPVVDADIIARDALKKNSGGYKKVVAAFGPDILQDDGQVDRLKLGRIVFSDVSKRQLLNRLLAPYISSGIFLEVLKLWIKGHKVIILDIPLLFEAKMDKWTKPIVVVWVDPETQLRRLMERDNSTEEDARNRINAQMSLDLKKSQADIVIDNTGSRQDLQERFSEVLSHVKRPLTWTEFWLSRDGALSALLGVIIGVLAGKKFFW, from the exons ATGCTGGTGGGTTGTTTTGGGATCCAGAGGGTGTCGGTGACACAACAGTTTTGTCTCTCTATCTTCG taGGCGGCGAAGGAAACAGGGGATTGGTCAAAGGGAAAGATCTGAAACAGGGAGCGAAAATGAGGTTAGTAGGGCTGACCGGCGGGATTGCTTCAGGGAAGAGTACCGTCTCTTCCATGTTCAAGCACAACCATATTCCCGTCGTCGATGCTGACATCATTGCTCGG gatGCCTTGAAGAAGAACTCCGGCGGGTACAAAAAAGTGGTGGCGGCATTCGGACCGGACATTTTACAAGATGATGGCCAAGTCGATCGTTTGAAATTGGGACGAATTGTCTTCTCTGATGTCTCCAAACGTCAACTCCTTAATCG GTTATTGGCTCCCTATATATCTTCTGGCATATTTTTAGAAGTTTTGAAGCTTTGGATAAAAGGTCATAAGGTGATCATTCTTGACATTCCGTTGTTGTTTGAGGCCAAGATGGATAAGTGGACAAAACCCATTGTTGTTGTATGGGTTGATCCTGAAACACAACTTCGACGACTTATGGAAAGAGATAATTCGACAGAGGAGGATGCCAGGAACAGGATTAATGCTCAGATGTCTCTAGATTTGAAGAAGAGCCAAGCAGATATTGTGATAGATAACACTGGATCACGTCAAGACTTGCAGGAAAGGTTCAGTGAGGTACTGTCGCATGTCAAAAGGCCCTTGACATGGACTGAATTCTGGCTTTCAAGGGATGGAGCCTTGTCAGCTTTACTTGGTGTGATAATAGGTGTTCTTGCAGGCAAGAAATTTTTTTGGTAA
- the LOC108454441 gene encoding dephospho-CoA kinase-like isoform X2: MLVGCFGIQRVSVTQQFCLSIFGGEGNRGLVKGKDLKQGAKMRLVGLTGGIASGKSTVSSMFKHNHIPVVDADIIARDALKKNSGGYKKVVAAFGPDILQDDGQVDRLKLGRIVFSDVSKRQLLNRLLAPYISSGIFLEVLKLWIKGHKVIILDIPLLFEAKMDKWTKPIVVVWVDPETQLRRLMERDNSTEEDARNRINAQMSLDLKKSQADIVIDNTGSRQDLQERFSEVLSHVKRPLTWTEFWLSRDGALSALLGVIIGVLAGKKFFW; this comes from the exons ATGCTGGTGGGTTGTTTTGGGATCCAGAGGGTGTCGGTGACACAACAGTTTTGTCTCTCTATCTTCG GCGGCGAAGGAAACAGGGGATTGGTCAAAGGGAAAGATCTGAAACAGGGAGCGAAAATGAGGTTAGTAGGGCTGACCGGCGGGATTGCTTCAGGGAAGAGTACCGTCTCTTCCATGTTCAAGCACAACCATATTCCCGTCGTCGATGCTGACATCATTGCTCGG gatGCCTTGAAGAAGAACTCCGGCGGGTACAAAAAAGTGGTGGCGGCATTCGGACCGGACATTTTACAAGATGATGGCCAAGTCGATCGTTTGAAATTGGGACGAATTGTCTTCTCTGATGTCTCCAAACGTCAACTCCTTAATCG GTTATTGGCTCCCTATATATCTTCTGGCATATTTTTAGAAGTTTTGAAGCTTTGGATAAAAGGTCATAAGGTGATCATTCTTGACATTCCGTTGTTGTTTGAGGCCAAGATGGATAAGTGGACAAAACCCATTGTTGTTGTATGGGTTGATCCTGAAACACAACTTCGACGACTTATGGAAAGAGATAATTCGACAGAGGAGGATGCCAGGAACAGGATTAATGCTCAGATGTCTCTAGATTTGAAGAAGAGCCAAGCAGATATTGTGATAGATAACACTGGATCACGTCAAGACTTGCAGGAAAGGTTCAGTGAGGTACTGTCGCATGTCAAAAGGCCCTTGACATGGACTGAATTCTGGCTTTCAAGGGATGGAGCCTTGTCAGCTTTACTTGGTGTGATAATAGGTGTTCTTGCAGGCAAGAAATTTTTTTGGTAA
- the LOC108456279 gene encoding heavy metal-associated isoprenylated plant protein 35-like, with protein MATKAADQEPVGALKYKTWVLKVLIHCEGCKKKVKKVLQAIDGVYETKIDSQQHKVTVTSSVDAETLIKKLTKSGKYVELWPELKPEKKHKKSGKTNDKQKDAGEKAGDGDHGPKNNSAEKKPEPAAAKNSGVGGGKGSAKDNQHPKADQMGGKSEEPDPTQITAAGGKKKKKKGQKSNPGPNGDTPPPPSDTQSAMAVALPVPVPAPDHTPPPPPPPNASIDLNPTNQPMYPYTPMYYGPPFCGVSYNTIYPSSSSSYYAPAMHSNPYGPQATSSDPINKFSEDDYYDDDESGCSIM; from the exons ATGGCTACTAAAGCTGCTGATCAAGAACCTGTTGGAGCACTGAAATATAAG ACATGGGTCTTGAAAGTCCTCATCCATTGTGAAGGCTGCAAGAAGAAAGTCAAGAAAGTTCTTCAAGCCATTGATG gtgtttatgagacGAAAATAGATTCTCAACAGCACAAGGTGACAGTCACTAGCAGCGTCGATGCAGAAACACTCATCAAGAAGCTGACCAAGTCTGGGAAATACGTTGAGCTTTGGCCGGAATTAAAGCCTGAGAAGAAACACAAAAAGTCTGGGAAAACAAATGACAAGCAAAAAGACGCCGGAGAAAAAGCTGGTGATGGTGACCATGGTCCAAAGAATAATTCAGCAGAGAAGAAGCCTGAACCAGCCGCTGCCAAAAATAGCGGTGTTGGTGGCGGTAAAGGTTCTGCTAAAGATAACCAGCATCCAAAAGCGGACCAAATGGGAGGTAAAAGCGAAGAACCTGACCCTACCCAAATTACTGCTGCTGGtggtaaaaagaagaaaaagaaagggcaGAAAAGCAACCCTGGTCCCAACGGTGATACACCACCACCACCCAGTGACACTCAGTCAGCCATGGCAGTGGCACTCCCAGTCCCAGTCCCAGCCCCAGACCATaccccaccaccaccaccaccacccaaTGCTTCAATCGATCTAAATCCTACAAATCAACCAATGTATCCTTACACACCTATGTACTATGGACCTCCATTTTGTGGGGTAAGTTACAACACCATTTACCCTAGCTCAAGCTCTTCATATTATGCTCCCGCCATGCATTCTAATCCATACGGACCACAAGCTACATCGTCTGATCCAATTAATAAATTCAGTGAAGATGATTATTACGATGACGATGAAAGTGGCTGCTCAATCATGTGA
- the LOC108454271 gene encoding bifunctional protein FolD 2 isoform X2, protein MKRKACAEVGIRSFDVNLPEEVPESDLISKVHELNANPDVHGILVQLPLPKHINEEKVLGEISLEKDVDGFHPLNIGKLAMKGREPLFQPCTPKGCLELLSRSGVSVKGKNAVVVGRSNIVGLPVSLLLLKADATVSIVHSRTPDPERLVREADIVIAAAGQAMMIKGSWIKPGAAVIDVGTNAVDDPTKKSGYRLVGDVDFEAACRVAGWITPVPGGVGPMTVAMLLRNTLDGVKRVIEQ, encoded by the exons ATGAAGAGAAAAGCCTGTGCTGAAGTTGGGATTAGATCTTTTGATGTGAATCTCCCTGAAGAAGTACCTGAATCCGATTTGATCAGCAAAGTTCACGAGCTCAATGCAAATCCTGATGTACATG GCATATTGGTTCAGCTTCCTTTACCAAAGCACATAAATGAAGAGAAAGTTTTGGGTGAAATCAGTCTTGAAAAAGATGTAGATGGTTTTCACCCTTTGAATATCGGCAAACTTGCGATGAAAGGCCGAGAACCCCTTTTCCAACCTTGTACTCCCAAG GGGTGTCTTGAACTGCTATCTCGAAGTGGTGTAAGTGTAAAGGGAAAAAATGCTGTTGTTGTGGGTCGAAGTAACATAGTTGGGTTGCCAGTTTCCTTGCTGCTTCTCAAGGCTGATGCTACTGTTAGCATTGTTCATTCACGTACACCGGATCCCGAAAGGCTAGTTCGTGAAGCTGACATTGTTATAGCTGCAGCAGGACAAGCTATGATG ATCAAAGGCAGTTGGATCAAACCTGGTGCTGCGGTTATTGATGTTGGAACCAATGCTGTTGATGACCCAACTAAGAAATCAGGATACAGGTTAGTGGGAGACGTGGATTTTGAAGCAGCATGTAGGGTTGCTGGATGGATAACACCTGTTCCTGGTGGCGTTGGCCCGATGACAGTTGCAATGCTGCTCCGGAATACCTTAGATGGTGTGAAGCGTGTGATTGAGCAATGA
- the LOC108454271 gene encoding bifunctional protein FolD 2 isoform X1, translating into MASPSDCKATIIDGKAIAQTIRSEIADEVRHLSQKYGKVPGLAVVIVGNRKDSQSYVGMKRKACAEVGIRSFDVNLPEEVPESDLISKVHELNANPDVHGILVQLPLPKHINEEKVLGEISLEKDVDGFHPLNIGKLAMKGREPLFQPCTPKGCLELLSRSGVSVKGKNAVVVGRSNIVGLPVSLLLLKADATVSIVHSRTPDPERLVREADIVIAAAGQAMMIKGSWIKPGAAVIDVGTNAVDDPTKKSGYRLVGDVDFEAACRVAGWITPVPGGVGPMTVAMLLRNTLDGVKRVIEQ; encoded by the exons ATGGCGTCGCCATCTGATTGTAAAGCTACCATTATCGACGGCAAAGCTATCGCTCAGACGATCAGATCTGAAATTGCCGACGAGGTCCGTCATCTCTCCCAGAAATACGGCAAG GTGCCAGGCCTAGCTGTTGTAATTGTTGGGAACAGGAAAGATTCTCAAAGCTATGTGGGAATGAAGAGAAAAGCCTGTGCTGAAGTTGGGATTAGATCTTTTGATGTGAATCTCCCTGAAGAAGTACCTGAATCCGATTTGATCAGCAAAGTTCACGAGCTCAATGCAAATCCTGATGTACATG GCATATTGGTTCAGCTTCCTTTACCAAAGCACATAAATGAAGAGAAAGTTTTGGGTGAAATCAGTCTTGAAAAAGATGTAGATGGTTTTCACCCTTTGAATATCGGCAAACTTGCGATGAAAGGCCGAGAACCCCTTTTCCAACCTTGTACTCCCAAG GGGTGTCTTGAACTGCTATCTCGAAGTGGTGTAAGTGTAAAGGGAAAAAATGCTGTTGTTGTGGGTCGAAGTAACATAGTTGGGTTGCCAGTTTCCTTGCTGCTTCTCAAGGCTGATGCTACTGTTAGCATTGTTCATTCACGTACACCGGATCCCGAAAGGCTAGTTCGTGAAGCTGACATTGTTATAGCTGCAGCAGGACAAGCTATGATG ATCAAAGGCAGTTGGATCAAACCTGGTGCTGCGGTTATTGATGTTGGAACCAATGCTGTTGATGACCCAACTAAGAAATCAGGATACAGGTTAGTGGGAGACGTGGATTTTGAAGCAGCATGTAGGGTTGCTGGATGGATAACACCTGTTCCTGGTGGCGTTGGCCCGATGACAGTTGCAATGCTGCTCCGGAATACCTTAGATGGTGTGAAGCGTGTGATTGAGCAATGA
- the LOC108457477 gene encoding glutathione S-transferase F6-like translates to MAAIKVHGSPLSTATQRVLACLYEKGTDFQFVPINMAAGEHKSENYLSLNPFGQVPAFEDGDLKLFESRAVTHYIAHEYSDKGTQLLIPGSNKDMAVLQLWKEVEAHQFDSPCSKIAWEAFYKPLMGMVTDSAVVEENEGKLAKVLDVYEARLTRSKYLASDCFTLADLHHLPTIQYLLATPSKKLIDSRPHVCAWVKEITARPAWSKVLAMQKQ, encoded by the exons ATGGCAGCCATCAAAGTCCACGGAAGCCCTCTGTCCACTGCTACACAGAGGGTTCTTGCATGCCTTTACGAGAAAGGTACTGATTTTCAGTTTGTTCCCATAAACATGGCTGCTGGTGAACATAAATCCGAAAACTACCTTTCCCTCAAT CCATTCGGTCAAGTTCCTGCTTTTGAAGACGGGGACTTGAAGCTCTTCG AGTCAAGAGCTGTCACCCATTACATTGCTCATGAATACAGCGACAAGGGGACCCAACTCTTAATTCCTGGCTCTAACAAGGATATGGCTGTCTTACAATTATGGAAGGAAGTGGAAGCCCACCAGTTCGATTCTCCATGTTCAAAAATAGCCTGGGAGGCGTTTTACAAGCCATTAATGGGCATGGTTACCGACTCCGCGGTCGTGGAGGAAAATGAAGGTAAGCTTGCCAAAGTTCTTGACGTGTACGAGGCTCGATTGACACGGTCAAAATACTTGGCAAGTGACTGCTTCACCTTGGCCGACCTGCATCACCTTCCCACCATTCAATACTTGTTGGCTACACCTTCCAAGAAGCTGATTGATTCTCGTCCCCATGTTTGTGCTTGGGTGAAGGAGATCACTGCTAGGCCTGCTTGGTCTAAGGTCCTCGCTATGCAAAAACAGTGA